GGCAGCACGCCCAGCCCGCGCGCCCGTAACAACTCGGCCTCGGCGTTCGGGTCGGGCGCTTCGAGCATGAGCGCGAACAGGCCGTCGCCGCGCCGAGCGAGGAAGCGCGTGAGGCTCTCGCTCAGCGGCGCCGCGGGATCGTGCGGGCTCATCAGCTCGATGTTCGAGCCACCGGGCGGCACGCACATCGCGAGCTTCGCGCCGAGGTTCGGCGCGCTGTAGGCGGAGAGATCGACGACGGGCATGCCCAGCACGTCGCGAAAGGCGGCGACGATGCCGGCGAAGTCCCGCGCTGCAATCGCGATGCGCGGCATGGCGGTGATCACGGCGCTTCTCCTTCGGGCCGCGCGCGACGGTATCGCGCGTGGCATGCTCGCCTCTCACCAGGAGAACTCATGCGCTTCGACCTCGCCCAAACCGACGATCTGCTCGCCACCACGCGCGCCGTGCGCAAACGCCTCGATCTCGCGAAGCCGGTGCCGCGCCAGGTCGTGCTCGACTGCATCGCGCTCTCGCAGCAAGCCCCCACCGGCTCGAACAGCCAGGGCTGGCGCTGGGTCGTCGTCGAAGACGCCGCCAAGCGCCGCGCGCTCGCCGACATCTACCGCAAAGGGGCCGAGGCCTACCTCGTTCAGGCCGAGAAGAACGCGACCGACGCCCAATCGAAGCGCGTGTTCGGCAGCGCGCTCTACCTGATGGACCACCTCGCCGAAGTGCCCGTGCACGTGATCCCGTGCGTGCAGGGCCGCCCACCCGAAGGCACGCCCGGCGTCGGCTGGTCCGGCTTTTTCGGCTCGATCTACCCCGCCGTGTGGAGCTTCCAGCTCGCGCTGCGCTCGCGCGGGCTCGGATCGGCCCTAACAACCCTGCACCTCTTCCAAGAGAAGGCCGCGGCCGAGCTGCTCGGCATCCCCGAGAACGTGATGCAGGTCGCCCTCTTGCCCGTCGCCTACACGCAGGGCACCGACTTCAAGCGCGCCGAGCGCCCGAAGCCGGAGACGATCACGCACTGGAATGAGTGGGGGGACCAGAAGTCCTAGACGCGGCGCAGCGAGCGCGCAGTCGATGAACCGGCCCGCGCTAGGGCGCCGTCCCTAATAGATCGCCCCGCTCGCCTTCAGCTCGAGCAGCTGCTCGATCGTGAGGCCGAGCTTCTCGCGCAGCACTTCGTCGGTGTGCTCGCCCATCTCGGGGCCGCGCTTGAGCGCGGCGCGCTGGCCGTCGAACTGCACGGGGCTGCGCACGAGCGTGAAGCGCCCGCGCTTGCCGCCCTCCACTTCCTGCGTGTAGCCGTTCTCGATCGCCTGGCGGTCCTCGTGCAGCTCGCGCGCCGTCTGCGTCGGCGCCCACGGGCCCTCCATGCCGTCGAGCGCGACGCGCCACTCGGCGAGCGTGCGCTGCGCGAAGGTGCGGTCGAGCTCCGTGATGCACGCCTCGCGATTCTCGAAGCGCACCTTCGCGTCCTTGAAGCGCGGGTCCGTCGCCATGTCGGGACGCCCGATGCGGCGGCACAGATCCGGCCAGTAACGATCGGGCTGGAGGTGCACGAGGATCAGCCAGCGCCCGTCCTTGGTCTTGTAGTTGTTGACCACGGGATTGAAGCGCGCGGTGCGCGGCGCCCACGGCAGCTGCGACATCTCGGGCGGCAGCAGCTTGCTCGCGACGATGTCGGGCGAGAGCACCCACATCGCGGTCGAGAGCAGCGAGACGTCGACCACCTTCGCCTCGCCCGTTCGCTCGCGGTGGAAGAGCGCCGCAGCGATGCCGCCCGCGATCGTCATGCCACCGATCCCGTCGCCGAAAGCGGCGCGCTGAAACAGCGGCTCGCTCATCTCTGGCGTCGTGAACGCAGCCGCCATGCCGCCGCGATGCCAGAACGCGGTGGCGTCGTAGCCGCCCATCTCGCGCTCGGGCCC
This genomic window from Deltaproteobacteria bacterium contains:
- a CDS encoding CoA transferase — translated: MLDVMKGVRVLEVAQFWFVPSAGAVLADWGADVLKVEHPVRGDGQRGLASSGVSTDVGGVDFLVQQPNRGKRSVGIDIASEAGRALLYELAAQCDVFLTNFLPEARRKLRIDVDHIRAVNPRAIYVRGHGQGDLGPEREMGGYDATAFWHRGGMAAAFTTPEMSEPLFQRAAFGDGIGGMTIAGGIAAALFHRERTGEAKVVDVSLLSTAMWVLSPDIVASKLLPPEMSQLPWAPRTARFNPVVNNYKTKDGRWLILVHLQPDRYWPDLCRRIGRPDMATDPRFKDAKVRFENREACITELDRTFAQRTLAEWRVALDGMEGPWAPTQTARELHEDRQAIENGYTQEVEGGKRGRFTLVRSPVQFDGQRAALKRGPEMGEHTDEVLREKLGLTIEQLLELKASGAIY
- a CDS encoding nitroreductase family protein, whose amino-acid sequence is MRFDLAQTDDLLATTRAVRKRLDLAKPVPRQVVLDCIALSQQAPTGSNSQGWRWVVVEDAAKRRALADIYRKGAEAYLVQAEKNATDAQSKRVFGSALYLMDHLAEVPVHVIPCVQGRPPEGTPGVGWSGFFGSIYPAVWSFQLALRSRGLGSALTTLHLFQEKAAAELLGIPENVMQVALLPVAYTQGTDFKRAERPKPETITHWNEWGDQKS